From Leptospira ellinghausenii, one genomic window encodes:
- a CDS encoding ParB/RepB/Spo0J family partition protein, producing MEKILYSEIKLVKLDDLVIHKDNFFRDVDRESQKEFDADVATQGVQDPIVLTKEKNANGQYEILNGARRYRASKKAGFKTIPAKHVLSELTDIVRARVMVAQNGFAKDYTPENRKRVILIWFGKDEVLQDDRGGSYGNKFSSRKEFKTPIRRKIMDMFGWPLGTVNRDLKELRDELKKDMKKPPKELPELKDGEVRYFNNRILDWWEAEKQKNKVKEDLRKEIDSYKERLNKISKKQTEFKKDFGKVGGFEHYLKYAIQKDPDIKKLKDLKKFIEGKEALKE from the coding sequence ATGGAAAAGATTTTATATTCCGAAATAAAACTAGTCAAACTCGATGATTTAGTCATCCACAAAGATAACTTCTTCCGAGATGTAGATCGCGAATCACAAAAAGAGTTTGATGCGGATGTTGCCACTCAAGGCGTACAAGATCCAATAGTCCTAACCAAAGAAAAAAATGCAAACGGCCAATACGAAATTCTAAATGGCGCCAGAAGATACCGTGCTTCCAAAAAAGCAGGCTTCAAAACTATCCCAGCGAAACATGTTTTATCTGAATTAACTGATATCGTTCGAGCTCGTGTTATGGTAGCTCAGAACGGTTTTGCGAAGGACTATACTCCAGAAAACAGAAAACGCGTAATCCTTATTTGGTTTGGAAAAGATGAAGTTCTCCAAGACGATAGGGGAGGGTCCTATGGGAATAAGTTCTCCTCCCGAAAAGAATTCAAAACTCCCATTCGACGTAAGATCATGGATATGTTTGGCTGGCCTCTTGGAACAGTAAATCGGGACCTAAAGGAACTCCGAGACGAACTAAAGAAAGATATGAAGAAACCTCCCAAGGAGTTACCAGAACTGAAGGATGGAGAGGTAAGATATTTCAATAACAGAATCCTTGATTGGTGGGAAGCAGAAAAGCAAAAGAACAAAGTCAAAGAGGACCTACGTAAAGAAATTGATTCCTACAAAGAGCGATTGAATAAAATATCCAAGAAACAAACTGAATTCAAAAAGGATTTTGGTAAAGTAGGTGGGTTTGAACACTACTTGAAATACGCAATTCAAAAGGATCCAGATATCAAGAAACTGAAGGACCTAAAGAAGTTTATCGAAGGAAAAGAGGCACTTAAAGAATGA
- a CDS encoding helix-turn-helix domain-containing protein — protein sequence MRTGLWIPVEIEVLPLNLTEKVLLAEIVSLDRVGECFASNEHFSKLIGVRSDSVSRIISKLKKMGLVKQTGFDGRRRKLIPILETKSVQKEDHILSKALSSAPKQNIPKTKSRVGESAEAGFAISNVPIKRVQSQYNVQKSWDEFLKWSRDRLSPSTWDLVSKASRPEDLKGSAFLMWKNWAPL from the coding sequence ATGAGGACAGGATTATGGATACCTGTTGAGATCGAAGTATTGCCTTTGAATCTCACAGAAAAAGTCTTACTAGCAGAAATCGTTTCCCTCGATAGGGTAGGGGAGTGTTTCGCATCTAACGAACATTTCTCCAAATTAATTGGAGTAAGATCGGACTCGGTTTCAAGGATCATTTCCAAACTTAAAAAAATGGGTTTGGTAAAACAAACTGGTTTCGATGGGAGACGAAGAAAACTAATACCGATTCTTGAGACAAAATCGGTGCAAAAAGAAGATCATATTTTGTCCAAAGCTTTATCCTCCGCGCCAAAACAGAATATTCCCAAAACCAAAAGCAGGGTAGGCGAAAGTGCCGAGGCAGGCTTTGCAATTTCCAACGTTCCTATAAAGAGAGTACAATCACAGTACAATGTACAAAAGAGCTGGGATGAATTTTTAAAATGGAGTAGGGATAGGTTATCACCTTCAACCTGGGACTTAGTTTCGAAAGCATCTCGACCAGAGGATTTGAAAGGATCCGCTTTTCTCATGTGGAAAAATTGGGCACCATTATGA
- a CDS encoding DUF3102 domain-containing protein: protein MSERKKLITNLVGARPGHIVTPKNEIKNDEVTEINLLHQSIIQDLSNAIQSAILIGEKLSNQKKIIGHGNWIPWMKENLQFSDSTAKRYIRLFENKSLLNRSTVTDLKSALQLISESKKEEKDVTPTISPVELYKKFSSGENLGKKDREVLKTWLKDKEKSTEQKLKKIKSDLAKI, encoded by the coding sequence ATGAGTGAACGAAAAAAACTCATAACTAATTTAGTCGGTGCGCGACCAGGCCATATCGTGACACCAAAAAATGAAATCAAAAATGACGAAGTTACAGAAATCAATCTTCTTCATCAATCCATCATCCAAGATCTATCCAATGCGATTCAATCCGCGATATTAATTGGAGAAAAACTTTCAAATCAGAAGAAAATCATCGGTCATGGAAATTGGATTCCTTGGATGAAAGAAAATTTACAATTTTCAGACTCTACAGCCAAAAGATACATTCGTCTTTTTGAAAACAAGTCTTTGTTAAATCGGTCAACAGTGACCGATTTGAAATCGGCATTACAGCTAATTTCTGAATCCAAGAAAGAAGAAAAGGATGTTACTCCGACAATTTCTCCAGTTGAATTATATAAGAAATTTTCATCTGGAGAGAACCTAGGCAAGAAGGACCGAGAAGTATTGAAAACTTGGCTAAAGGATAAGGAAAAGTCAACAGAACAGAAACTGAAAAAAATAAAATCTGACTTAGCAAAAATTTAA
- a CDS encoding ParA family protein, which translates to MKSITIASLKGGVGKTTLAIYFAASLARQKKRVLLIDADPNNNLTDFFLRNEELDSLQSKSLYNILKGRVSISDAIRIVEPGLGVVPTTPELAKAQNEFGANPGTALRFHNALKSLDFDYIIFDTPPSLTYELYLALYNADHVICPIGFSRWTIQGYQLIAEACAQNNVTEPVCVPFNVSKKDSERISEIELPSTKTSIPKSAEFAKSAINGKLSEKVWDEFSDLTKEILR; encoded by the coding sequence ATGAAGTCTATCACCATTGCATCTTTAAAAGGCGGAGTTGGGAAAACTACACTAGCCATTTATTTTGCGGCCTCCCTTGCGAGACAAAAAAAGCGAGTTTTGCTTATCGATGCGGACCCAAATAACAATCTTACTGATTTCTTCCTTAGAAACGAGGAACTTGATTCACTTCAATCTAAGTCATTATACAATATTTTAAAAGGAAGGGTCTCAATTTCAGATGCGATAAGAATCGTTGAGCCAGGTCTCGGCGTTGTCCCGACTACACCTGAACTCGCGAAAGCTCAAAATGAGTTTGGGGCAAACCCAGGCACAGCTTTAAGGTTTCACAACGCTTTAAAATCTTTGGACTTTGATTATATTATTTTTGATACTCCACCATCATTGACTTACGAATTGTATTTAGCACTTTACAATGCAGATCATGTGATTTGCCCGATAGGATTTTCCAGATGGACAATCCAAGGATATCAGCTTATCGCTGAAGCATGTGCGCAAAACAACGTAACCGAACCTGTGTGTGTTCCTTTCAATGTTTCGAAGAAGGATTCAGAAAGAATTTCGGAAATTGAACTCCCTTCGACAAAAACATCAATTCCAAAATCAGCAGAATTTGCCAAGTCAGCGATAAATGGTAAACTATCTGAGAAAGTTTGGGATGAATTTTCAGACTTAACAAAAGAGATTTTGAGATGA
- a CDS encoding STAS-like domain-containing protein, which produces MNETVRLSFSGTDLSSRTYGQEQRLILEKLLQNGDKVTIDLRNIESISHSFADELFAVLYSKVGEKTFSEKINFIVKSEDLVQVISDSIRYRCNLQSV; this is translated from the coding sequence ATGAATGAAACAGTAAGATTAAGTTTTTCTGGAACTGATTTATCCTCACGGACTTATGGCCAAGAGCAAAGGCTAATTCTTGAAAAACTTCTCCAAAATGGCGACAAGGTAACTATAGATTTAAGGAATATAGAATCTATTTCTCATTCTTTTGCTGATGAACTCTTTGCAGTTTTATATTCAAAAGTAGGGGAGAAGACCTTCTCAGAGAAGATTAACTTTATAGTAAAAAGTGAAGATTTAGTACAAGTCATCTCTGATTCTATTCGCTATAGATGCAATTTACAAAGCGTTTAA
- a CDS encoding helix-turn-helix domain-containing protein: MTNVRERLFEVFSELKNEGHTQVKIAEALGITQGAISAYIRGDSQISSPVATLIEIRFGYRKEWLLNGELPKKVDQISKKAVSEDVEFTRKILKDPELKEILQAILELKKSERDRLFSVIRGFLGI; this comes from the coding sequence ATGACCAATGTTCGTGAGCGATTATTCGAGGTTTTCTCTGAATTAAAGAACGAAGGTCATACCCAGGTCAAAATTGCCGAAGCGCTTGGTATTACCCAAGGCGCGATAAGTGCATATATCAGAGGGGATAGCCAAATTTCATCACCGGTCGCAACGCTAATTGAGATCCGTTTCGGTTATCGCAAGGAATGGCTCCTAAATGGCGAACTTCCCAAGAAAGTGGATCAAATTTCCAAAAAAGCCGTCAGTGAGGATGTAGAGTTTACTAGAAAAATATTGAAAGATCCGGAATTGAAAGAAATACTCCAGGCAATATTAGAATTAAAAAAGTCAGAGCGTGATCGGCTTTTCTCTGTTATTCGAGGGTTTCTGGGGATTTGA
- a CDS encoding metallophosphoesterase family protein — protein MSIKIGNIADIHLQGGFESKEAIALLRAGEIFRETNVDVVSVGGDIFEDVSTEEQRLVFKTFLDGFQGRTPILITRGNHDKPKELLSYQNRSQLQIYVSEYPEVLDLYLGSGKEKVRFLTIPHYSAGALALQSQSVEQLGEKGTNAFMDLLDGYYQKIQRSDCPCFVPFHGTISGAKLDNDKIPRLNGIHLPLGLLESFGCPVVGGHYHKKQKVGGKVWYPGSITRQTWGEANDDKGILIWSLNDGIWYEEPEFISLNPEPMISISAKWDGSRFIGESGEEINLEKISENSAKLRFRYTVEKELTHTVPTNIKEILSVVDPSVKIEKTTITKIAVRNEEIAKTNDIEESLRIYFKSKGMDDSEIETHLEERRAIKESQETKEKVAA, from the coding sequence ATGAGTATCAAAATTGGTAACATTGCGGACATCCACCTCCAAGGAGGTTTTGAATCCAAAGAAGCAATAGCTCTTCTCAGAGCAGGTGAGATTTTTCGGGAAACGAATGTGGATGTGGTAAGTGTAGGTGGCGATATCTTTGAAGATGTATCCACAGAAGAGCAAAGACTTGTTTTCAAAACATTCTTAGATGGTTTCCAAGGTCGAACTCCCATTCTAATTACACGAGGAAATCATGATAAACCGAAAGAGCTACTTTCTTACCAGAACAGAAGCCAACTGCAGATCTATGTTTCAGAATATCCTGAAGTCTTAGATTTATATCTTGGTTCAGGAAAAGAAAAAGTTCGATTCTTGACTATCCCACATTACTCAGCCGGAGCCTTAGCACTTCAATCTCAGAGTGTTGAGCAATTGGGAGAAAAAGGAACGAATGCATTCATGGATCTCTTGGATGGTTACTATCAAAAAATTCAAAGATCGGACTGCCCTTGCTTTGTGCCTTTTCATGGAACAATTTCGGGTGCCAAATTGGATAACGATAAGATTCCGAGACTAAATGGAATTCACCTTCCTCTGGGGTTACTGGAGTCATTTGGCTGTCCGGTTGTCGGTGGCCACTATCACAAAAAACAAAAAGTCGGTGGTAAGGTTTGGTACCCCGGATCGATTACTCGCCAAACATGGGGAGAGGCGAATGACGATAAAGGTATTCTCATCTGGTCCCTAAACGATGGAATTTGGTATGAGGAGCCTGAATTTATATCCTTAAATCCTGAGCCGATGATTTCCATATCCGCAAAATGGGACGGATCCCGTTTTATTGGAGAATCTGGAGAAGAGATCAATCTTGAAAAGATTTCTGAAAACAGTGCAAAATTGAGATTCCGATACACCGTAGAGAAAGAACTCACCCACACGGTTCCAACTAACATTAAAGAAATTCTCTCTGTAGTAGATCCATCGGTTAAAATTGAAAAAACTACAATCACAAAAATTGCAGTTCGAAATGAGGAGATTGCAAAGACAAACGATATCGAAGAATCTCTTCGAATCTATTTTAAAAGCAAAGGCATGGATGATTCGGAAATCGAAACACATCTCGAAGAACGTCGGGCAATCAAAGAGTCCCAAGAAACCAAAGAAAAGGTGGCAGCATGA
- a CDS encoding AAA family ATPase produces MKILEIKNKGSIAFPEGITWTPGNEAKIAIVGDNGSGKTTLLDTISMAFYGVTPNRRSESGREEGAIYGCFKAKSSSIEVKAEIGGKIIHVKRLIDPIAKTQKPYLYVDGKAVTEGKLKEFQEKFLEHTDLPQDLFLSALYHSQKGKGHIVSLDQAGSRELLGNLLGFQEYDSEFDLLESERKVLESNIATDDLLFKNLNFIIEGEENAKESLQVFESDKVRIDSELASLEKTLSDIQQRLAEYKSESSDVQALIESRTFTEKEIKVLEDEIADISERLKNNQALKAKEKEIRSAVEKKSILEGEISELENHIVLAQNQIDSATKEIEEFNKTLKIEIEELESEKEAARKNSDTLNSSWSDQRSKVAKLESEITECENKASLLQRVPCNGVEVSGKQLNESCELLADAVKSKEKIASLKSEHDELLKEMEQEVLKIEKFKEEMKSIDSLKLTLSSKLKTFDSLTDERVKLENLKMEIKVKKDEITSYTDALKNLAHLDLVDERIRDYQAKIEIASNKKSELDSKLSGLALLITAKQSQVDGQLLIEKELADAKLKKDEMSKRRDEILTEVSKLETKLKQIEESKEKLEAFGTPKKLERLGRLRNLCEALSPKGIRALKLDASGPEISATINEVLSECYGSRFQVSFKTTKETGKGTVKEDFSIAVYDEETGEETFVDNKSGGQEAIIKEGISLGVAVYKIQKTGKAIETLIRDEADGGLTPENAKLYQKMLDKAMVLGGFKQVIFVSHKPEIQNLADAVFKVGEGKIAELSLEDKGMDF; encoded by the coding sequence ATGAAAATTCTAGAAATCAAAAACAAAGGATCTATCGCTTTCCCAGAGGGCATCACATGGACTCCCGGGAATGAGGCAAAAATTGCAATCGTTGGCGATAACGGATCAGGAAAGACCACTCTCCTTGATACGATTTCGATGGCATTCTATGGAGTAACACCAAACAGACGTTCCGAATCTGGAAGAGAAGAAGGTGCCATTTACGGATGCTTTAAAGCTAAATCTTCCTCGATTGAAGTGAAGGCGGAGATCGGTGGGAAAATAATCCACGTGAAGAGGCTGATCGATCCTATTGCTAAAACTCAAAAGCCCTATCTTTATGTAGATGGAAAAGCAGTAACAGAAGGAAAACTCAAAGAGTTCCAGGAAAAGTTTTTGGAACACACAGATCTTCCACAGGATCTTTTCCTTTCTGCTCTTTACCATTCTCAAAAAGGGAAGGGTCACATTGTCTCCCTGGACCAAGCAGGATCTAGAGAACTACTCGGAAATCTATTGGGATTTCAAGAATATGATTCGGAATTCGATCTACTCGAAAGCGAAAGGAAGGTGCTAGAATCAAATATTGCCACAGATGATCTATTGTTTAAAAATTTAAACTTTATCATCGAAGGTGAGGAAAATGCCAAAGAAAGTCTTCAGGTTTTTGAATCTGATAAAGTTAGAATAGATTCAGAATTGGCATCTTTGGAAAAAACTCTCTCCGATATTCAACAGAGATTGGCAGAATATAAATCTGAATCGTCCGATGTTCAGGCACTCATCGAGTCCAGGACTTTTACCGAAAAGGAAATTAAAGTTCTTGAGGATGAGATCGCCGATATCTCCGAGAGACTGAAAAATAACCAAGCATTAAAAGCCAAAGAGAAAGAGATTCGCTCAGCCGTTGAAAAAAAATCAATTTTGGAAGGAGAAATTTCTGAACTTGAAAATCATATAGTTTTGGCCCAAAACCAAATAGATTCTGCAACCAAAGAGATCGAAGAATTCAATAAAACTTTAAAGATTGAAATTGAGGAACTTGAGTCTGAGAAGGAAGCAGCGAGAAAGAATTCCGATACATTAAATTCCTCATGGTCAGATCAAAGAAGTAAGGTTGCCAAACTGGAATCTGAAATCACAGAATGTGAAAATAAGGCCAGTCTACTTCAGAGAGTACCATGTAATGGTGTAGAAGTCTCAGGAAAGCAACTGAACGAATCCTGTGAATTACTAGCCGATGCCGTAAAATCAAAAGAGAAAATTGCATCTCTGAAAAGCGAACACGACGAACTTCTAAAAGAAATGGAGCAAGAAGTTCTCAAAATCGAAAAGTTCAAAGAAGAAATGAAATCAATTGATTCTCTGAAACTAACTTTGTCTTCGAAGCTGAAAACCTTTGATTCCCTTACAGATGAGCGAGTAAAACTCGAGAACCTTAAAATGGAAATCAAGGTGAAAAAGGACGAAATCACTAGCTATACTGATGCTCTTAAAAACTTGGCCCATTTGGATCTCGTAGACGAAAGGATTAGAGATTATCAGGCAAAAATTGAAATCGCTTCCAATAAGAAATCGGAATTAGATTCCAAATTATCGGGATTGGCTCTTTTAATTACCGCAAAACAGTCCCAAGTTGATGGACAACTTCTAATAGAGAAAGAACTTGCTGACGCAAAGCTCAAAAAAGATGAAATGAGTAAGCGACGTGACGAGATACTGACCGAAGTCTCTAAGCTAGAAACCAAACTCAAACAGATTGAGGAATCCAAAGAAAAGTTGGAAGCTTTCGGTACACCCAAAAAATTGGAAAGATTGGGACGACTTAGAAATCTCTGCGAAGCCCTTTCTCCGAAAGGTATCCGGGCTCTTAAATTGGATGCTTCTGGACCTGAAATTTCTGCAACAATTAACGAAGTTCTTTCCGAATGTTACGGATCCAGATTTCAGGTATCTTTCAAAACTACCAAAGAAACTGGTAAAGGAACGGTAAAAGAAGATTTTTCCATCGCAGTTTATGACGAAGAAACCGGAGAAGAAACCTTTGTAGATAACAAATCCGGTGGCCAGGAAGCCATCATTAAAGAAGGGATCTCCCTCGGAGTGGCCGTCTATAAGATCCAAAAAACAGGGAAGGCTATCGAGACACTGATTCGTGATGAAGCAGACGGTGGCCTCACTCCAGAGAACGCCAAATTATATCAAAAAATGTTAGATAAGGCTATGGTGCTTGGTGGATTCAAGCAGGTGATCTTTGTTTCCCACAAACCTGAAATCCAAAACTTAGCTGATGCGGTTTTCAAAGTGGGAGAAGGCAAAATTGCAGAATTATCTTTAGAAGATAAAGGGATGGATTTCTAA
- a CDS encoding ParB/RepB/Spo0J family partition protein, with protein MEQQKLDRHKFNLYPQMNPTEFKELVESIHKNGFDNSNPIILFEGKIIDGWNRYLASVEAGKRFSTKVFKGNKEDALTFILRANIRRNLTASQKATLASEYLPLLEEAAKARKEAGKKTDSEKGRSTQKAAQLFDTNEKYVEKAKKLKKENPVEFEKVKAGEKSIGQATKKQEEKKKTPKSKTVKIEGAYENAPNNWDKISGVLAVHLDETINFHRSFNAFIPNPGKDFLKLWQEHESVMKKLRSWCIDVAKKCTHCHGTTQVTIDKNGNYDPKGTPAPCNKCMNGFAGDL; from the coding sequence ATGGAACAACAAAAATTAGACAGACACAAATTTAATCTTTATCCGCAAATGAATCCGACAGAGTTTAAAGAACTTGTCGAATCAATTCATAAAAATGGGTTCGATAATTCAAACCCAATCATTCTTTTTGAGGGTAAAATCATCGATGGTTGGAATAGGTACTTGGCATCAGTTGAAGCAGGGAAACGATTCTCAACAAAAGTATTCAAAGGAAATAAAGAGGATGCACTTACCTTTATTCTACGTGCGAACATTCGTAGAAACTTAACGGCCTCGCAAAAGGCAACTCTTGCAAGCGAGTATTTACCTCTTTTGGAAGAAGCAGCCAAAGCAAGGAAAGAAGCCGGGAAGAAAACAGATTCCGAAAAAGGTCGCTCCACTCAAAAAGCCGCACAACTATTCGATACGAATGAAAAATATGTAGAGAAAGCAAAGAAGCTGAAAAAAGAAAATCCTGTCGAATTTGAGAAAGTCAAAGCTGGCGAAAAATCAATAGGTCAGGCAACCAAGAAGCAGGAAGAGAAAAAGAAAACACCGAAATCTAAAACAGTGAAGATAGAGGGAGCTTACGAAAACGCTCCAAACAATTGGGACAAAATTTCAGGAGTATTGGCAGTTCACCTTGATGAAACTATCAATTTCCATAGATCTTTCAATGCCTTTATTCCGAATCCAGGAAAGGATTTTCTAAAGCTTTGGCAAGAGCATGAATCAGTAATGAAAAAACTTCGTTCTTGGTGTATTGATGTGGCAAAGAAGTGTACTCACTGTCACGGCACTACCCAAGTTACCATCGATAAAAATGGTAACTATGATCCGAAAGGAACACCAGCACCTTGTAATAAGTGTATGAATGGATTTGCAGGTGACTTATGA
- a CDS encoding DEAD/DEAH box helicase, which produces MSAEPSLFQKPTFHYTLKPYQSKAVGSAVRLLEEGKNPLIIMATGTGKTVVGSSIIKERISRGKKILWLAHREELIDQAKSQIDNICQINSGLERAEHRANLTENVIVGSVPTLRKSRLDSRFSDFRIDDIIIDECHHATADSYQTIIEFFQSRFGSNVVGLTATPDGAKGGGLKSIFSDIAYNYSLLEAIKDGNLCNLIGVKVDCDIDLSGIRTVAGDLDQGALDDVMSSKILNIAEGVLMETIGRRTIVFTVSVRMAVMLEAILKENGIKAKALSAESSVEERRYAISQFRRGEITHLLNCALFTEGFDCPEIEAVVIACPTKSRTKYSQMVGRGTRLSPGKSHCLLVEFGYQANQHQLVKPFDLFITENYSPEVRKEAERLSSLKPNYYMLELLELAKENLRKSALDSVKIVQYGSTYYDPFALLELKGKAYDQELDLEYEGRRLSNAEGSITSKQKEILAKLKVINTEKMSVASASLVISIFANNGWSAEKVLRNSK; this is translated from the coding sequence ATGAGTGCTGAACCATCTTTATTCCAAAAACCAACGTTTCATTATACATTGAAACCATACCAATCGAAGGCTGTCGGCAGCGCAGTGCGCTTATTAGAGGAAGGAAAAAATCCTTTGATAATTATGGCAACAGGTACTGGAAAAACGGTTGTTGGTTCTTCTATTATCAAAGAAAGAATTTCCCGTGGGAAAAAAATCCTATGGCTTGCACACCGAGAAGAGTTGATCGATCAAGCAAAATCGCAGATTGACAACATTTGCCAAATTAACAGTGGTTTAGAAAGAGCCGAACACCGCGCCAATCTGACCGAGAATGTGATAGTAGGATCGGTGCCTACCCTAAGAAAATCCAGGCTAGATTCTAGGTTCTCGGATTTCAGGATTGATGACATCATTATTGATGAATGCCATCATGCAACCGCAGACTCTTACCAAACAATCATTGAGTTCTTTCAATCCAGATTCGGTTCTAATGTTGTAGGATTAACTGCAACGCCCGATGGTGCCAAAGGTGGTGGCTTAAAGAGTATTTTTTCTGACATCGCTTATAACTACTCGTTACTTGAGGCTATTAAAGATGGAAACCTGTGTAATTTAATTGGAGTCAAGGTTGACTGTGATATTGATTTATCTGGAATACGAACTGTTGCGGGAGACTTGGATCAAGGAGCACTTGATGATGTGATGTCTTCCAAAATTCTCAATATTGCCGAAGGAGTATTAATGGAAACAATCGGGCGTAGAACTATCGTTTTTACCGTGTCTGTCCGAATGGCGGTCATGCTTGAGGCAATTCTTAAAGAAAATGGGATCAAAGCAAAGGCATTATCAGCAGAATCTAGTGTTGAGGAAAGAAGATACGCAATTTCTCAATTCAGAAGGGGAGAAATTACTCACCTACTTAACTGTGCCCTTTTCACGGAAGGTTTTGATTGTCCGGAGATTGAGGCGGTAGTCATCGCTTGCCCTACAAAATCGAGAACAAAGTATTCACAAATGGTTGGGCGAGGCACCCGTTTATCACCCGGTAAATCACATTGTTTGTTGGTTGAATTTGGTTACCAAGCGAATCAACACCAATTAGTGAAACCATTTGATCTCTTTATCACAGAGAATTATAGCCCAGAAGTTCGGAAAGAAGCAGAAAGACTCAGTTCTCTAAAACCAAACTACTACATGCTCGAATTGTTGGAACTTGCTAAGGAGAACTTAAGAAAATCAGCTCTGGATAGTGTAAAAATTGTTCAATATGGTTCAACGTATTATGATCCTTTCGCTTTATTAGAGCTCAAAGGCAAGGCGTATGATCAGGAATTAGATCTTGAATATGAGGGAAGAAGGCTAAGTAATGCTGAAGGCTCAATCACTTCTAAACAAAAAGAGATCTTAGCAAAACTTAAAGTTATAAATACAGAGAAGATGTCTGTCGCGAGTGCGTCTCTTGTAATTTCTATCTTTGCTAACAACGGATGGAGCGCCGAAAAAGTTCTAAGGAATTCCAAATGA
- a CDS encoding DNA adenine methylase, with amino-acid sequence MNRPALKYNGGKFRLREWILSHFPKHQVYVEMSCGASSVLLSKDRSKVEVANDLDGNITTFFSVLRDEPKKLIRKISLTPYSERSLKYALDTIDSTEDPIDRAWKFYTICWMSMRANDVRKSNIDFRAKGNLAEEGGHNPARLFSKIKHLYKISERLRGVFILEKNAIELTKIYDSEGTLFYLDLPYLAESRNTKSLYTKEFSQVEQHVSVLETLTKIKGMAVVSHYPHPVYDEIFSGWEVVTKSTLANSMQKRKTRNSNERVEALYLSPLASQNLHPSLFQEIAV; translated from the coding sequence ATGAATCGTCCGGCATTAAAGTATAATGGTGGGAAATTCAGACTTCGAGAATGGATACTTTCACATTTTCCAAAACATCAAGTCTATGTTGAAATGTCTTGTGGAGCGAGTAGCGTTCTTCTTTCGAAAGATCGTTCAAAAGTAGAAGTGGCCAATGACTTAGATGGGAATATCACAACATTTTTTTCCGTTTTAAGAGATGAACCCAAAAAACTAATTAGAAAAATTAGTCTCACTCCTTACTCGGAAAGATCCCTGAAGTATGCATTGGATACGATTGATTCTACAGAAGATCCTATTGATCGTGCTTGGAAATTCTATACAATCTGTTGGATGTCGATGCGAGCTAATGATGTTCGAAAATCAAATATCGATTTCCGTGCAAAAGGTAATCTTGCAGAGGAAGGTGGCCACAATCCGGCACGTTTGTTTTCTAAAATCAAACACCTCTATAAAATCTCCGAAAGATTGAGAGGAGTTTTCATTTTGGAAAAAAATGCAATCGAACTGACTAAAATTTATGATTCAGAAGGCACTTTGTTTTACCTTGATTTACCTTATTTGGCAGAATCCAGAAATACAAAGAGCTTATACACCAAAGAATTTTCTCAAGTTGAACAACATGTAAGTGTACTTGAGACTTTAACAAAAATCAAAGGTATGGCTGTTGTTAGCCATTATCCTCATCCCGTTTACGACGAAATCTTTTCCGGATGGGAAGTAGTTACGAAAAGTACCTTAGCAAATTCAATGCAAAAAAGAAAAACGAGAAATTCTAACGAAAGGGTAGAGGCACTTTATTTAAGTCCCTTGGCGTCACAGAATCTTCATCCAAGTTTATTTCAGGAGATAGCAGTATGA